From Labeo rohita strain BAU-BD-2019 unplaced genomic scaffold, IGBB_LRoh.1.0 scaffold_251, whole genome shotgun sequence:
ACCAACACCGCCCTGGACGCCCTCTCTGGTGCCCGCttcttcacgaagctggactTACGGAGCGCCTACAACTTGGTCCGCATCAGGGAGGGcgatgagtggaagacggccttcataaCCCCCACCGGTCACTACGAGACCCCCGTTATGCCGTTTGGTCTGTGCAACAGTCCGTCTGTGTTTCAACAGTTCATAAATGACGTtctccgggacatgctgggtCGTTGGTGCTACGCCTATCTGGACGATATCCTCATTTATTCCAAGACCCTGGAGGAACACACCCAGCATGTCCGAGCAGTGCTACGTAGGTTACTGGCCCATCAGTTGTACTGCAAGTTGgagaaatgtgcttttcaccaGCACTCCACCACATTCCTCGGTTTCGTCATCTCCCCTcagggtgtggccatggatcccCAGAAGCTGGAGGCTGTGCGCTCGTGGCCCCTACCCACGTCGCTTAAACAGCTGCAACGttttctggggttcgccaaCTTCTACAGGCGATTTATCCAGGGCTTCAGCGCAACTGCAGCACCTCTCACTGCTCTCACCAAACCATCTCATGGAGCCTTTCACCTCACCCCCGAAGCCATCCAAGCCTTCAAGACCTTGTGCAACCTGTTCACCACCGCTCCAGTCCTCATCCACCCCAACCCGGACAAACCCTTCGTTGTTGAGGTGGACGCCTCCGATGTGGGCGTAGGAGCCGTTCTCTCACAATGTGGTCCAGACGGTAAACTACACCCATGTAGTTTTTTCTCTAGAAAATTCCACTCAGCAGCGTTACGGGGTAGGGGACCGTGAActgttggccatcaagtgggcattggaggaatggcgtcactggctcCAGGGCGGCGGCGACCCATTCACCATCTGGACCGACCACCAGAACCTCACCGTCATCCGCCAGACCAAACAGCTTAACCCCAGGCAGGCGCGGTGGGCTCTGTTCTTCGAACACTTCAACTTCCAACTATCCTACCGGCCCGGTTCGAAGAACAGCAAGGCGGACGCCATCTCCTGTCAACACCAGCGAGACTCCACCACCTCGGAGGCCGCGCCTGTCCTGCCATCTCACGTCATCTTGGCTCCCCTCCGGTGGGGGTTAGAAGAGAGAGTCCGCCAGAGCCACAGCCAAAATCCTCCACCTCCGGATACCCCTACTGGACGTCTCTTCGTACCCGACACCTTGCGCCAGGAAGTACTCCAGTGGGGGCACGACTCCACTCTGGCAGGACACCCGGGAGTCCAGAGGACCATCACCTTCATCGCCAGGGCGTTTTGGTGGAGGACGTTGAGGAGAGACGTACAGCTGTACGTCCAGGCATGCAACACCTGCGCTCGCTCCAAAACCACTAACACCCCATCTACCGGCGAGCTGCAGCCCCTCCCCATCCCCAAACGACCCTGGTCGCATATCTCCATCGACTTCGTCACTGGACTCCCCGAATCTCAAGGGAAGAACACCATCCTGACCATTGTGGATCGTTTCTCCAAGGCTGTGCATCTGGTGGCTCTCACCGGACTCCCCTCTGCCAAGACCACTGCGGAGCTCATACTCGAACACGTAGTCCGCCTGCATGGGTTCCCCAAGGACATCATCTTggacagagggccccagttcacggccaagttctggcaggccttctgccgtctgATCGGGACCACCTCTAGTCTGTCGTCCGGATTTCACCCACAGACTAATGGTCAGAcggagcgggccaaccaacaGCTGGAGCGCTTCCTCCGATGCTTTGCCGGCGAGCATCAGCGTTCCTGGGCACGCTACCTCGTCTGGGCTGAACTCTCCAATAACATCCACACATCCTCTGCCACTAACCTGAGCCCATTCGTGGTATGCTACGGGTATCAACCTCCGGTGTTCGAACATCAAGAGCCGGAGGTTGAGGTCCCGTCTGCCCAACAGTTGGTCCGTCGGTGCCGGCGGCTCTGGAACCATGCACACATCGCCATCCGTAAAGCCAACACCCGCTACACCACTCAACATCGCCGGCGGCACCCTCCGGGACGATTGTTCCATGTTGGTGACAGGGTTTATTTATCCACTCGCAATATCAACCTAAAGACAGACTCAAAAAAACTCACTGCTCGCTTGATCGGACCCTTCAAGATCACTCATCGGttaaaccctgtcaccttcaGGCTCCAGTTGCCCACATCTCTCCGGATCCATCCTTTTTTCCACCAGTCCCAACTCAAACATGTCTTCTTCTCTCCTCTGTCTCCCCAGgttcctgctccacctccgcccCGGATCATTGACGGTGGTCCTGCGTATACCGTCCGGCGAATCCTTGATTCGCGCCCTCGGGGCCGTGGCACCCAGTATCTCGTCGACTGGGAGGGttacggtccggaggagcgGTCTTGGGTTCCCGGGCGGTTCATCTTGGATCCAGCTCTCATCCAGGACTACCGTCGTCGGGTATTCTCCATCCCGGGACCGTCTGGTGCCGGTCCTGGaggggggggtactgtcacacgcaccgagtcacgtgaggtcacgaggacccggaagtaacttcacgcaggtatttaagcaggaagtagGTGACTATccagcaccagacattgagtttcATGCGAGGCTCAACATCAGGTCCCATCTCTTCgccaactcacgtgagtaaactCTCTGCTCCTCAGAGCgctttatttacctgtttgtgtgcgtgtgagaacgcggatttcttggtggaaatcccAACTCCATttcggagcgttctcagaccaAATTGCGTGGTTTACCTACTCACTCGTgtgtatccgcgtttgagttttccgCTGCGCTACACAGGGACATatttcgatcattcatttctgGTCTGACTCCGTGACAGTATCTGTAAGTGTGATggcagaaaatgttttattactcTGTCCACAATTTAAATTGTCTTCCAGAATGAATGCACAGATGATTATAGAAATTACTCCTTTTTCTAAACGTCACTCTGAGGTAAATGGTGATTTCTTCCCACAATGTGTTTGCAAATGATGTTTCATGCTGCTTTGACATGTGAAACTCTTCTCACACTGAAGACACttgtaaggtttctctccagtgtgaactcttaTGTGAGTTTTAAGGTTTACTTTAACTGTGAAACACTTTCCACAATGTCTGCAGGtgaaaggtttctctccagtgtgaattctcatgtgaacCTTGAGGGTTCCTTCTCttgtgaaactctttccacactgatggCACATGAAAGGCTTTTCCCCGATGTGAGTTATTACATGATTCTTAAGGTGATTTGTGTTTGTGAATCTCctttcacactgatgacattTAAAACTCTTTTCTTTTGAGTGAATCTTCATGTGATTATTAAGGTTTTCTTGACAtctaaaactctttccacactgatcacaaataaacagtttttctccagtgtgtgTTCTTATGTGGTACTTAAGGCCACTATAGTGTAtaaaactcttcccacactgtGTGCAAATATagggcttctctccagtgtgaacccTCATGTGAATtttaaggttttgtttttgagGGTAACtatttccacactgttggcaggtgaaagatctctctccagtgtgaattttcatgtgGCCATTGAGGTGGCTTTTCTGTGTAAAACTCCTTCCACACTGTTTGCATGTAaaaggcttttctc
This genomic window contains:
- the LOC127159793 gene encoding gastrula zinc finger protein XlCGF8.2DB, whose product is MVFIKEESEDMKIEETFRVKHEDTEEQTDLMALKEETQELNEMEEKEQYEKHCDVTIGEKSTQTEKTSSCEKPQKTKSNRSFTCHQCGKCFLQKHKHLHMRVHTGEKPFTCQQCAKSFSQKGHLEQHMRIHTGEKPFTCKQCGRSFTQKSHLNGHMKIHTGERSFTCQQCGNSYPQKQNLKIHMRVHTGEKPYICTQCGKSFIHYSGLKYHIRTHTGEKLFICDQCGKSFRCQENLNNHMKIHSKEKSFKCHQCERRFTNTNHLKNHVITHIGEKPFMCHQCGKSFTREGTLKVHMRIHTGEKPFTCRHCGKCFTVKVNLKTHIRVHTGEKPYKCLQCEKSFTCQSSMKHHLQTHCGKKSPFTSE